A single region of the Tachyglossus aculeatus isolate mTacAcu1 chromosome X1, mTacAcu1.pri, whole genome shotgun sequence genome encodes:
- the GMPPB gene encoding mannose-1-phosphate guanyltransferase beta — MKALILVGGYGTRLRPLTLSIPKPLVDFCNKPILLHQVEALVKAGVSHVILAVSYMSEMLEKEMKEQEQRLGIRISLSHEKEPLGTAGPLALARELLMENSDPFFVLNSDIICDFPFTDMVQFHQRHGKQGTIVVTKVEEPSKYGVVVCEAETGCIHRFVEKPQVFVSNKINAGMYILSPSVLERIQLQPTSIEKEIFPVMAMDGQLYAMELQGFWMDIGQPKDFLTGMCLFLQSLHQKHPERLHSGPGIVGNVLVDPTAQIGQNCSIGPNVSIGPGVVVEDGVCIKRCTILRGARIRSHSWLESCIVGWSCRVGQWVRMENVTVLGEDVIVNDELYLNGANVLPHKSIGESVPEPRIIM; from the exons ATGAAGGCCCTGATCCTGGTGGGCGGCTATGGCACCCGGCTGCGACCCCTGACCCTCAGCATCCCTAAGCCGCTGGTGGATTTCTGCAACAAGCCCATCCTGCTGCATCAGGTGGAGGCGCTGGTGAAG GCGGGTGTCAGTCATGTGATTCTGGCTGTGAGCTACATGTCAGAGAtgctggagaaggagatgaaggagcaggagcagagg TTGGGAATCCGCATCTCGCTGTCCCACGAGAAGGAGCCTCTGGGAACGG CGGGGCCCCTTGCACTGGCCCGGGAGCTGCTCATGGAGAACTCGGATCCCTTCTTCGTCCTCAACAGCGACATTATCTGCGACTTCCCTTTTACTGACATGGTGCAGTTCCATCAACGTCACGGCAAGCAGGGCACCATTGTG gtgACCAAGGTGGAGGAGCCCTCCAAGTACGGAGTGGTCGTGTGCGAGGCAGAGACTGGTTGCATCCACCGGTTTGTGGAGAAGCCCCAGGTGTTCGTCTCCAACAAGATCAACGCTGGCATGTACATCCTCAGCCCCTCCGTGCTGGAGCGTATCCAG CTACAACCCACCTCCATCGAAAAGGAGATCTTCCCTGTGATGGCCATGGATGGACAGCTGTATGCCATGGAGCTTCAGG GGTTTTGGATGGACATCGGGCAGCCCAAGGACTTCCTCACGGGAATGTGCCTCTTCCTCCAGTCACTGCACCAGAAGCACCCAGAGCGGCTCCACTCGGGGCCCGGGATTGTGGGCAACGTGCTCGTG GACCCAACCGCCCAGATCGGCCAGAACTGCAGCATCGGGCCCAATGTGAGCATAGGGCCGGGTGTGGTGGTGGAGGATGGCGTGTGCATCAAGCGCTGCACCATCCTGAGGGGCGCCCGCATCCGCTCCCACTCCTGGCTCGAGTCCTGCATCGTCGGCTGGAGCTGTCGTGTGGGCCAGTGG gtGCGCATGGAGAATGTGACGGTGCTGGGGGAGGACGTCATTGTGAATGATGAGCTCTACCTCAACGGGGCTAACGTGCTGCCCCACAAGTCCATCGGCGAGTCAGTGCCTGAGCCCCGCATCATCATGTAG